A region of Selenomonadales bacterium 4137-cl DNA encodes the following proteins:
- a CDS encoding hydrogenase small subunit, producing the protein MDDCALTGRLPVVWLETSDSGDNNIAFMNTTSPYLNRVFTDMIELLYSNTFMAAQGEDALALLEAAITRYRGRFTLVVEGAVPTADGGLYSVIAVTRRGPVTALEAVRRLGKAARYVVAAGTCASFGGASAAAPNPTGAVGVSQVLGRPVINVSGCPVNPDWLVGTLAHLLLYGEPELDEFGRPRLFYGATVHRHCQRRSYFDQKEFAEKLGDKECMFSLGCAGPRTGADCPYRQWINHVSWPVKANTPCIGCTNPDFPDGSSPFFTPLPEKNKVGAAAGDEPPAAVKGAER; encoded by the coding sequence ATGGACGATTGTGCGTTAACCGGCAGGCTTCCCGTGGTGTGGCTGGAGACGAGCGACAGCGGGGACAACAATATCGCGTTCATGAATACGACCAGTCCTTATCTTAACCGGGTTTTCACCGATATGATCGAGCTGCTGTACAGCAATACCTTTATGGCGGCTCAGGGCGAGGATGCCCTGGCGCTGCTGGAGGCGGCGATCACGCGCTACCGCGGGCGGTTCACGCTGGTGGTCGAGGGCGCGGTGCCGACGGCGGACGGGGGGCTTTACAGCGTGATAGCCGTGACGAGGAGGGGGCCGGTGACGGCGCTGGAGGCGGTGCGGCGGCTGGGGAAGGCCGCCCGGTATGTGGTAGCGGCGGGGACGTGCGCGAGTTTCGGTGGAGCTTCGGCAGCCGCACCCAATCCGACGGGCGCGGTGGGGGTTAGCCAGGTGCTTGGGCGGCCGGTGATCAACGTGAGCGGGTGCCCGGTGAACCCCGACTGGCTGGTGGGGACGCTGGCTCATCTGCTGCTTTACGGGGAGCCGGAGCTGGATGAATTCGGCCGTCCGCGGCTGTTTTACGGCGCCACCGTTCACCGCCACTGCCAGCGCCGGTCATATTTCGATCAAAAGGAATTCGCGGAGAAGCTGGGCGACAAAGAGTGCATGTTTTCTTTGGGGTGTGCGGGGCCGCGCACAGGCGCAGACTGTCCGTACCGGCAGTGGATCAACCACGTGAGCTGGCCGGTAAAGGCGAACACGCCCTGTATCGGCTGCACCAACCCCGATTTTCCGGATGGTTCGTCGCCCTTTTTCACGCCGTTGCCGGAAAAGAACAAGGTAGGTGCCGCCGCGGGCGATGAGCCTCCGGCGGCGGTAAAGGGGGCAGAGCGATGA
- a CDS encoding spore germination protein, with amino-acid sequence MIFLDGMVDEAAINEHIIEKLTQPQAVRSSAPQPLSLADTVRHTVITAALTTEETEMEPIVNRILSGDAALFIDTLPAAIVVATRKLETRAITEPETEAELQGPRDGFTEELRVNITLIRRRIKNPNLVVTRRTVGIRSRTDVAIVYFRGIAAFKLVREVEKRLEKITVDIPAPSGIHSLFEDSPFSIFPTMMSTERPDKLTAALAEGKIGIMFDGTPFCCVAPTTFVDFFKSGDDYYEKWLPAAPIRFTRYISAFFALTMPALYVAITSFHPGLLPMPLTLTVGTSREGVPFPTFIEAFIMEGLLEIMQEAGIRLPKLIGPAVSIVGGLVIGEAAVRAGLVSPPLVIVTSFTAIATFSISSYRMGLPLRLLRVPLMILAAALGMFGVMWGLIAIAIHLSSLESFGEPYLAPLTPRSSANLSDLKDTVAMLPATRMTERPAYLEPQDAVRIKEEKSGRDDED; translated from the coding sequence TTGATATTTCTGGACGGCATGGTCGACGAGGCGGCGATCAACGAACATATCATCGAGAAACTCACACAGCCGCAGGCCGTCCGGTCTTCCGCTCCGCAGCCGCTCAGCCTGGCCGACACCGTGCGGCACACCGTCATCACCGCGGCGTTAACCACCGAGGAAACCGAGATGGAGCCGATCGTAAATCGGATTCTTTCCGGGGACGCTGCCCTGTTCATCGATACTCTCCCCGCAGCGATCGTCGTCGCCACCCGTAAGCTCGAAACGCGCGCGATCACCGAACCGGAAACGGAGGCCGAACTGCAAGGCCCCCGCGACGGCTTCACGGAAGAGCTCCGCGTCAATATAACGCTGATCCGTCGCCGGATCAAAAATCCCAACCTCGTCGTCACTAGACGGACCGTCGGCATCCGCAGCCGAACGGATGTCGCCATCGTCTATTTCCGCGGCATCGCCGCTTTCAAACTCGTCCGCGAGGTCGAAAAACGCCTTGAAAAAATAACGGTCGATATCCCCGCGCCGTCCGGAATACACAGTCTGTTCGAAGACTCCCCCTTCTCGATCTTTCCCACAATGATGAGCACCGAACGCCCCGACAAACTCACGGCCGCACTGGCCGAAGGAAAAATCGGCATAATGTTCGACGGTACGCCGTTCTGTTGCGTAGCCCCCACCACGTTCGTTGACTTTTTCAAGTCAGGCGACGACTACTACGAGAAATGGCTGCCCGCCGCCCCGATCAGGTTTACCCGCTATATATCCGCCTTTTTTGCGCTGACCATGCCCGCCCTCTATGTCGCCATAACCAGCTTCCACCCCGGCCTCCTCCCCATGCCGCTGACCCTGACAGTCGGCACATCGCGCGAAGGGGTACCCTTTCCCACCTTCATCGAAGCGTTCATCATGGAGGGTTTGCTTGAGATCATGCAGGAAGCTGGCATCAGGCTGCCCAAGCTGATCGGTCCGGCGGTGAGCATCGTCGGCGGCCTGGTCATCGGCGAGGCGGCAGTGCGGGCGGGACTTGTCAGCCCGCCGCTCGTCATCGTCACCTCCTTCACCGCCATCGCCACCTTCAGCATCTCTAGCTACCGGATGGGCCTTCCTTTAAGGTTGCTCAGGGTTCCGCTGATGATCCTCGCCGCCGCCCTCGGCATGTTCGGCGTGATGTGGGGCCTGATAGCCATCGCCATCCATCTCAGCAGCCTCGAAAGCTTCGGCGAGCCCTACCTGGCGCCGCTCACCCCCAGGTCCAGCGCGAACCTCAGCGACCTCAAAGACACCGTCGCCATGCTGCCCGCCACCCGGATGACCGAACGCCCCGCTTACCTCGAACCCCAGGACGCCGTGCGTATTAAAGAGGAAAAAAGTGGACGCGATGATGAGGACTAG
- a CDS encoding GerAB/ArcD/ProY family transporter, with amino-acid sequence MMRTRWVSPLQFMVIAVNAMFGTSLLVLPRRVADSAHQDMWLAVLLASVFIAVSFRIAAALAARFPDLTAIEYHRILLGKFWGNVLNVAMLALMLAVIAQTIRISRIAVKIFLLDMTPSQVIVLAFLLLAVYAAQSGLGPVIRVQQLLLLFAHSAFVALVLLGLLEIETEHYTPLLAEGVMPVLKGSLSCWTAYSGPELIIGLLYPFLVRRGSLVRFGLAGIGAVTILFVLISGITLGILGPEETSHLLVPTIMAYRAIEIPDTFIERIDGYLMIVWIAVSFTALVNWLYFTGFAAARLMRLENARPVMALLVPVIAYLVTVPPDFYSVVIVSKWINYAGLAWGLGVLPLLLALAWRRKEG; translated from the coding sequence ATGATGAGGACTAGGTGGGTCTCCCCGCTGCAATTCATGGTGATAGCGGTCAACGCCATGTTCGGCACCAGTTTGCTCGTGCTCCCCCGACGGGTCGCCGACAGTGCGCACCAGGACATGTGGCTGGCGGTTCTGCTGGCAAGCGTGTTTATCGCCGTATCCTTCCGGATCGCCGCCGCCCTGGCCGCCCGCTTCCCCGACCTGACCGCCATCGAATACCACCGGATCCTGCTGGGAAAGTTTTGGGGCAACGTCTTGAACGTCGCTATGCTGGCCCTGATGCTCGCCGTCATCGCGCAGACGATCAGGATTTCGCGGATCGCCGTGAAGATTTTTCTGCTGGACATGACCCCGTCCCAGGTAATCGTCCTCGCCTTTCTGCTGCTCGCCGTGTACGCAGCCCAGAGTGGGCTCGGCCCCGTCATCCGGGTGCAGCAGCTCCTGCTCCTCTTCGCGCACTCGGCCTTCGTCGCCCTGGTGCTCCTCGGCCTGCTGGAAATCGAAACCGAGCATTACACGCCGCTGCTAGCCGAAGGCGTCATGCCGGTGCTGAAAGGCAGCCTGTCCTGTTGGACAGCTTACAGCGGGCCGGAGCTGATAATAGGGCTACTCTATCCATTCCTCGTCCGCCGGGGAAGCCTCGTCCGCTTCGGCCTGGCCGGCATCGGGGCGGTAACCATCTTATTCGTACTCATATCGGGAATCACGCTGGGGATTTTGGGACCGGAAGAGACCTCCCACCTGCTGGTCCCAACGATCATGGCCTACCGGGCGATCGAAATCCCCGACACCTTCATCGAACGGATCGACGGCTATCTGATGATTGTCTGGATCGCCGTCAGCTTCACGGCCCTGGTCAACTGGCTGTATTTCACCGGCTTTGCCGCCGCCCGCCTGATGAGGCTGGAAAACGCCCGCCCGGTGATGGCCCTGCTTGTTCCCGTGATCGCTTACCTCGTCACCGTGCCGCCGGACTTTTACTCGGTCGTCATCGTCAGCAAATGGATAAATTACGCCGGCCTGGCATGGGGTCTGGGCGTCCTGCCGCTCTTACTGGCGCTGGCCTGGCGGCGGAAAGAGGGGTGA
- a CDS encoding Ger(x)C family spore germination protein: protein MRKTLRRLLLAAALLIIILPLGGCWDRKEIENRGYVLGVAIDHAPAGEGTGKKEFLAAPQGAGRRKYRVTMELPKFRKEASKEISSSQQHLLWSAEGESMLAVARAINARVYFGMFFEDIQIMIFSEAVAREGIGGILDFWLRDAEIRRKVKLLVAPGHAEDVLKANFQVDEVNSVFIAKLPKNADRSPYFPSKATVGEISEAIRAKRSFVLPFVLVEGKEVKLAKAAVFDKRQRMIGELDEFEVYGGKLIRRELKQGVVVVANPAAPGKIAAFELYEADTKVTPHLEDGKLRFSLEAKFIGTIGENQVTGQDALDPEFTTAMEQAVATEYTQIARKSYDRQQALKVEIFGLGKLVYNRYPQYWKSVKDRWEEEVFPSTPIDIKIAVSVRRPVLKR, encoded by the coding sequence GTGCGGAAAACATTAAGGCGATTGCTGCTGGCCGCCGCGCTGCTGATAATTATCCTGCCACTCGGCGGCTGCTGGGACCGCAAGGAGATCGAAAACCGCGGCTACGTGCTTGGCGTCGCCATCGACCACGCACCCGCCGGCGAAGGGACCGGCAAAAAAGAATTCCTGGCTGCGCCACAGGGGGCGGGACGGCGGAAGTACCGTGTGACCATGGAACTACCCAAATTTAGGAAGGAAGCTAGCAAAGAAATTTCCAGTTCCCAACAGCACCTCCTCTGGTCGGCCGAGGGTGAGTCCATGCTCGCCGTCGCCCGCGCCATCAACGCCAGGGTCTACTTCGGCATGTTTTTCGAGGATATCCAGATCATGATATTCAGCGAGGCGGTGGCCAGGGAAGGCATCGGCGGCATCCTCGACTTCTGGCTGCGCGACGCCGAGATCCGCCGCAAGGTCAAGCTGCTCGTCGCGCCCGGCCACGCCGAAGACGTCCTCAAGGCCAACTTCCAGGTCGACGAGGTGAACAGCGTCTTCATCGCCAAGCTGCCGAAAAACGCCGACCGGTCGCCATACTTCCCGAGCAAGGCGACCGTCGGCGAAATATCGGAAGCGATCAGAGCCAAACGCTCCTTCGTCCTGCCGTTTGTCCTGGTGGAAGGCAAGGAGGTGAAGCTGGCGAAAGCGGCGGTGTTCGACAAGCGGCAGCGGATGATCGGCGAGCTGGACGAATTCGAAGTATATGGCGGGAAACTGATCAGGCGCGAACTCAAGCAGGGCGTGGTCGTCGTCGCCAATCCGGCCGCCCCCGGGAAAATCGCCGCTTTCGAACTGTACGAGGCCGACACCAAAGTCACCCCCCACCTGGAAGACGGTAAGCTGCGCTTTTCGCTGGAAGCAAAGTTTATCGGCACGATCGGAGAAAATCAAGTAACCGGGCAGGACGCCCTCGACCCTGAATTCACCACCGCGATGGAACAGGCTGTGGCGACCGAATACACGCAGATTGCGCGAAAGAGCTACGACAGGCAGCAGGCCCTTAAAGTAGAGATATTTGGTTTGGGCAAGCTGGTCTACAACCGCTACCCACAATACTGGAAAAGCGTCAAGGACCGCTGGGAAGAGGAAGTTTTCCCCTCCACCCCGATCGACATCAAGATTGCGGTAAGTGTGCGAAGACCCGTTCTGAAGCGCTGA
- a CDS encoding DUF378 domain-containing protein, which produces MDRIALLLVIAGALNWLLVGLLQFDLVAAIFGGQGSFMSRVVYTAVGLGGLWSLSLLFRERGRG; this is translated from the coding sequence TTGGATAGAATAGCGTTGCTGTTGGTTATCGCGGGAGCGCTGAACTGGCTGCTGGTAGGGTTGCTGCAGTTTGATCTTGTCGCCGCCATTTTCGGCGGCCAGGGTTCATTCATGAGTCGGGTTGTTTACACCGCGGTCGGCCTCGGTGGTCTGTGGTCGCTGTCGCTGCTCTTCCGCGAACGCGGCAGGGGCTAA